GCATGCAGTCTACGACAGGAATCGCCCGTCTGGACCAGACTCTCACCGAAGCCTGGCCGAAATAGGGGTACTCCCTGCCGTCTCTCCATTTGGAAAGACGAGACAACTGCATACTCAGGATATCCATAGTACTAGAGCCTGTTATGGACTTTCGCGCGCGCGGCGTTGCTGGTGAAAATCGGCGCACCCCAGGCGGAGTCCGAAGGCTGTGGCGGGTCCACCGTCGAGGGCGACAACGAAGTAGCGGTCGATTTTCCCCGCCCCCCAATATTCGTTTTCAGGGGACTGGGGCCAATTTTCCCGATCTCTTCGTCGCTCGCCGCTCGGATATGACCCGATATCCGTCGCGACAAACGCCGTCGCTCCGCAGCATCTCATATGTAAGCTAAGTGTAAGCTAAGCCTCGAGCACAAGGTGTCCTATATCGAGGGAATAAGCTCCTGCCCGGGAATAACCGCAATCACAGGCTTCTGCCCTCTGCGATAAAAGGCAGATCGCTCCCATTCCGAGATGCACCTAACAATAAGTTTCCAGGCAGAACAACGCTCTTAGAAACGCACAACAACGCTCTTAGAAACAAAGATAAGTCGCGACCCTTCGCCTTGTAACCCCGGGAGAGAGTGCGCGAAACTCTGCTTCTTTCCGACAAGACATTGAGGTCCTATCCCAGCTTCTATCTGAATGATCGATTGACGACAGACTCGTTGCTGAAGCGACCCTCTAACCGGAAGCACTCATTCTGTTTTGGCTACTCCAACAAAGAAACCTCTATCAGCAACATCGCGGTTCCCCCAAAAGAGGGAGATACTCCCTGACGATATATATGCAATATATGCATCCGGGTAATGAACCGATGGATTCCCTATTTGAGGACCGGATAGAGCCGAAAGCGGTAAAGTCAATCGGTTTTCATATCACCGGCGATATCACAAATGACGTGAAAACAAAAAATATCTTTCTGGGTGCCAAAATGATATTTTCCACTTCATTTTCCCACAAAAGTAATGTTACTTTTATCGCGTTGGATTAAGCATTGTCCATCCCTAGATGAGTACTTTAGTACCCGCCAAGGGCTGCTTATGACCCCTTTGCCTTCTCCCGAGACGACTCCTGGAAGGGCTCTTCTCGGCACTGGTGCCAAGCGGCAAACCATCACGGAGGTGAATCCATAGCCCGTATGTCAGTTGATACAAAGCAGCGTTATTGCTTTCCACTTCGCCTCTCTTCAACGATGCGCCGGCAGGCGAATGATCTGGCCCACAGTGAAGGACTTTCGCTGAACCACTTCATCAGCCTGGCTGTCGCTGAAAAAATCAGCCGCATGGAACATAGTTCGTGGTTAAAAGAACAGGCGCGGCCCTCACAAGAACCAATGACCTCTTCCTTGTTCCGGCGCCGCCCTTAGCCATTCTTTCCGCTTTGACTCTCGCCCGCTGCAACCAGGCCTCCCCAGGAGGACCGGCAGCGGGCACACTCGTCTTCCGGGATGAAATACAAGCAGGCTGCCCCGCAGTCATTGCCTGCAGGGCATGAAGCAGCAACTACTCGGCAATAGTCCCGCTGGAGGTACTTGCCAGAGTAATCGTCTTATCAGGGAGGAACGGCAGAAGAAAGTTATAGTTATAACTGACTGTTACCGACACGGTGCAGGTAATGCTGTTCGTGCCGTTGATCGTGTCGCAGGCCGCTCCTGTAGCGGTAGTGCCTGGCCAGCTTGTCGACACACTCAACTGGCTCGTGCTGATAAGGGGCGGAACCGTACTCAGGACAAAGTTGCTTACGTTCGTGGATGTAGCCATGCAATCGCCTGCGGTCGTCGTCGAGCAAGTCGTACCGGACCAGTACGAACCTCGAACAATGGCATATCGCGTGGCCTCCCGTGCCGCATTGGTCACATAATGTTGCGCATAAAGTGCCACGGACCCGGCGAGAATGCTGAAGATCGTCATGAGAACAAGGCTCAGCGTGATGGTGAATTCCACCAGCTCGCTGCCTGTTTCCTCCATCCATAACGATCGGAAGGAAGGCTGCAACGGCGTTCGCACCGCCATCCGCGCGGCTCCTCTTGCCATGATGCAGTGCAGGCTCACGCCTAATCCCCTCCCGAGCGCATTTCTACCGTCTTCTGCAGCACGATCGAACTGGGGATTCCAGGGTATGGAAAGATAGGCGTGTACGTATCAGACGCGCTTACCTGCGCATAATTCACATAGTTCTCGCCGCTGCAGGACACAGGCACAGTGACACAGTTGGTGCTGGATTGTGAACCATCGAAACATTCGCAACCGTAGGTTGCAGTCGTCGTCAACGCAGCAAGATTTGGAGCATCCGCCTTGACCGCATCTGCCATTCCAGCGGTATCGGATGGATTTTGCACACCATAGAGAGCTCCGGCATGGGCTGCCGACTCCACTTCAATGGCAATGGAGTAGGCGCGCCCGAAGTCGATGGCACCTGCCATCAGCAGCAACAGTATAGGCATCACCAGCGCCGTCTCGAGAAGACTGGAGCCACTCTCCGAACAGTCTCCCAGACTGCGCTGCGAAGCAGCATACCCTGGCCGCTTCGCGGCGGACAGGTTGCGAGAAAGACTATTGCACCAGTGAGACATCGTCACCATTGAGCGGAGATCCGCTTTGAAGAGTCGCATAGTTATTCCCGAAAGAGCTGATAATCGTAACGTTGAATTCGATATCCTTAGCTACGAGAATGTTGTAGTTATCGGAAATTGCAGCTACACCATAGCTGACCATCGCATCCGGCTCATAGACTGCGCCTTCCATCTTGCTCCCAACCAGCAGGTCCGCCACGAAAGTTCCCGTAGTCGTAACGTTAGGCGCCTGCATGAAGAGCATGCCACCATATTCTCCGCTCGTTGGAGCCGTAAGGCTGAAGCTAGTGAGTCCAAGAGTTGCTGGCGCAGTGATGGAAAATCCTCCGACCGATGTCGATGGAGAGTTTATATTTCCTTCGTTGTAGAACGTCACGCCATCACCCTGGATAGAAGAAAGAGCGGAAATCGTGATGTTCAGGCCGCCCTGCTGAACAAGCGAAAGCAACCCGGTCCCATCCCTGAGAATATAAGTACCCGGCTCAAAGATGACATTGGCCAACACCGCAGCTGTAATGTTGATCCCCCCGCAGTAGACCCCAGGATGGAAGATCACTGTGCTCCCCAGGCCGAGAATAATATTCACTGCATTGGAAGACCCGTAATACGGCGAAGTGAGGCTGGTGCCGCAAGCATTACTCGCGGTACTGGGAGCGAGAAGATAGGCCAGTGGATCATTCGGCTGCGGACGCGGGACACCAGTATGCGCCGGAGGTGTCACACCACAAAGTAGTCCGCTTGATCCTCCGGTCACGTTGACACTCGGAGCGTATACGAACAACGTTACCGGACATGAAAAGGCAGAGCTGGAGTTCGACTCATCGACCATTCCACAGTTGAATTTCTCGATTACGCCTATCGGCATCTGAATCGCATCTGCCCCCGTCTGATCCAACGCATAAATACATGGACCACCGATACCTCGTGCAGCTTCTGCACGTGCGGTCACAGCGACAGTGCTGACTCCAAAGATGCGCGCAAAATACGTTGGGACATAATCCGTAACTACCGCCTCTACATAGTTCTGCTTATTGGCATTGGGATCGCCGGAAACAGCACAGACCGGGTTATTAAGGGTCAGCGTGAGCCCTGTGCTCCCAGGCGTCGCGCAATTCAGACCTAAAGACGCCCCGGTAAAGCCATTCTCGGTAAGAGACTGTGAAGCCGCAGTCTGCATAGAAGGACAATCTGCCGTCCCCCCGCAAATGCGCACCTCGCTGGCCGCGGCCAGTGCCGCAGCATCGGCTGCTGTCTGCAGGTTACGCCGAACATAGCGGAGATGCCCCACATCAATCGCGAAACCGACAAAGCCGAGAATCATTGTCATGCAGAGAGCAACAACAATGGTCGTCTGGCCACGATCATTGCGCAGCAGGAAACGCAGCATGGCAGGATCTGCAATGCCACGCGAGCCGCGATTAGTTGCGCGTATCCATCTCAAGGGTGTGTCCGATCCTGGTTCCACTTTCCACGATCCTGCCCGCCGGGACTTCCAGCACACTGCTGATCTTCCAATGAACCGCAGTGATACGGTTCGGCACCAATGCATTCCACAGGTGAACGACACGATGCTTGCGATCAAGACCGATAACATCGATCGCAAACTTCATTCCTATGGTATGAACTCCCGAGGAAGGCTTAATCCAGAGCCCTTCCTCCGGAGCCAGTTGTCTGCGTCCAAGCAATCCGCGCATCCTGGTGAAACTGGTATTCGCGATCTCGATCTGGCCGCCGATGTTCTTTCCCGTGCTTTCATTCCGCACAGATATGACGCGCATGCTTTTCCCCCACAGCCTCAGGCTGTTTAGGCCGAATTCCGGCTGCGGCGGTAAATGATGATGCCGAGGACAACTACCGCCAGAACCCCTGCGATAAGACGAACCATTGTGACTGTATCCATAACGACTTATTCCCTCCAGCGATGTGGCTCAGTGAAGGCTGCAATGCATTCCGGCTGCAGCCTAAAACAGCCATGGTTAATGTGCGATATCTTTCAAGCTGCTTGCTATCTGCAAAACAGCCGGACCCAAAAGGACAATGAACAGACAGGGGAAAATACAGAAAACGAGTGGGAAGATGATCTTTACCTTGGTCTTTTCGGCAAGCTCTTCTACCTGTTGACGCCTTTTCGTGCGAAGATCGTCCGCAAAGGTACTGAGTGTCTTGACGATAGGTGTGCCAAATCGATCGGCCTGCGTAAGCATGCTGACGAACACCGAAATTTCGCGCACCTTGATCCTGTCAGCGAGATTCTGCCATGTTTCCATGCGCGGACGGCCAGCCTTCTGCTCCTGGTGAACTCGAGTCAGCTCATTCTGCAAATCGCTATGCGACTTGGCGATTTCGCTATTCACCCGAATCAGCGCCTGGTCCAGTCCGAGCCCTCCATCCACACAAATCACGAGCAGGTCGACCACATCTGGCAGGCTTCGGCGGATGCGGTTCCGGCGGATGCGGGCCCGCTCTGTAAGCCAGAATCCCGGAAATATGTATCCCACCGCTACAAAGACAAAGACCCAGAAAAGCGTGTTACTAGGAATGAAGCTGCCGAGAAATGCGCCGGCCAACGGAGTAAGACATTGCGCCGCGAAGTAAAAATCCGGAGCATTCGGTCCTCGATACCCCGCAGCCGCAAGACGATCGATAGATTTTGAACTTACAGAAAGTCCAAGACGAGTGCGGATATCATGCGCCAGCTTAAGAAGCCCATCTTCTAAGCGAGCTAGCCCATGCAGTCCTTCCCGATCGGGGTGATTTCCTCCTATCGCGGCGAGTACTCGCTGCGATTCCCGATTGCCGCGCGATAGAAAAGGGATCAGGAGAAGACCAATCAGGCAGAAGACTATAACCCCAATCGCAACGAAGAAAAGAATCTGCATCGGCGCTACACCTCAATCCCATGAATAATTTGCCGAATAATGAATCCACCGAGGAGAAGAAGGCCAAGACCTACATAAAGCATTCGCTTGCCTACTTCGGTATGAAAAAGCACCTTTGAGTAGCCGGGGCTCACTAAATTGATGAGGGCAAGAAGTCCTACAGGAAGAAGACAGAGAACCCAACCTGTAAGTCGGCCCTGTGCCGTGTGGGTACGAATATCACGCTGGATACGAAGTCGATCGCGCATAATCACGACCAGCCGCTCCAGTATCTCGACCAGGTTGCCGCCTGTATCTCGCTGCACAAGAAATGCAGTAATCATCACCCGTAGATCTTCCGAGGGCATCCGCTCCATCATCTGATTGAGAGCTTCCCTCAGGGGCAAACCATAATTCTGCTTTTTAAATACCTCTGCGAACTCTGTCTTGGCAGGCTCCGGAGATTGCTGCGCAACGATATCCAGTGCCGCAACGACAGAATGACCGGCACGAAGCGACCGCGCACAGGTTTCTACACACTCTGGGAGCACCGCGTTAAAGGCTGCAAGCCTCTTCTTCTGTCGATAGCGCAGATAACTTAGTGGAATGCATCCCATGGCAATCGCTGCAGGAATTGCCATCCACGGAGTACTGAGCTCGAGCAGGATCATTAGAAATCCTGCGGCGCCAAGAACAACAGATAACATGAGTACCGCAGACACGGTGGTCTTAACCTGACTGCGCACGACAAGAGTCGCAATCCTGGCCGCGAATGCCGACTTAACCAGAATTGGTTTCATCCAGCCAAGTACATCCCGCTCCTGCGCAAGCAAACTCTCAGCCCCTGGCAGAAGGATGTTTTGCAGATCAGAAGGCGCAGTGACCACCTGCCTGATTCGACGATCAACGGCAGCCTGCGCAGCTGTTGGTCTCAGTGCAAGCGCAAGAGCCCCAAAGACAATAGACAAGGTGACGAGAAAAACTACGGATATCAGCAGCATGCAGTTCTCCTCTCAAACCTCAACGGCGTGCGTAAGAAAATCAGACGGCAGCGCTATGCCGCATGCAGCCAGCTTCTCTGCAAAACGCGGAATAATTCCTGTGGAATAAAATCGTCCTTTTACCGTTCCAGCCGAAGTAACGCCCTTTCGCTCAAAAAGGAAGAGATCGTTCATGCTGATGTTTTCGCTGAAGGAGCCGGTAAGTTCTGTGATGTGTGTGATACGCCGGCTACCATCGCTCAAACGCGCAACCTGAACAATCAGCTGCACTGCAGATGCGATCTGCGAACGGATGGCGCGCTCCGGCAAGCGAATATCGCCCATCATCGCCATCGTTTCCATACGCGAGAGCGCATCTCGTGGCGTGTTCGCGTGGATGGTCGTCAGCGATCCGTCGTGCCCCGTGTTCATCGCCTGCAACATATCGAGCGCTTCTTCACCGCGAACCTCACCGAGAACAATGCGATCCGGCCGCATGCGCAACGCATTGATCATGAGTTCACGCTGGCGGACTGCCCCACGGCCCTCAACATTCGGCGGTCTTGTTTCCAGGCGAACGACATGCTCCTGCCGCATGAGCAATTCTGCCGAATCTTCAATGGTGACAATGCGTTCATTGCCGTGAATGAAAGACGACAAAATGTTCAGCAATGTCGTTTTGCCCGTTCCGGTGCCGCCTGAAATGACGATGCTCACCCGGGCCTGCACCGCACAGCGGAGCAAATTGAGCATCGGCGCTGTCAGGGTATTGGAACGCAAGAGATCCTCTGCAGCGAGAGGGGTATTACCAAAACGGCGAATAGAAAGAATAGGTCCGTCGATGGCCAGAGGCGGAATAATGACGTTGACACGCGAGCCATCCGCCAGCCGGGCATCCACCATCGGAGAAGATTCGTCGACACGGCGGCCCACCGCAGAAACGATCTTCTCGATGATGTGCATAAGATGACGGTCATCTTTGAAAACAACATTTGTCTTTTCAAGAAGGCCACGCCGCTCTACATAAACAGCGTTGTGCGTATTGACGAGGATGTCGTTCACTGTTGGATCGTGCAGGAGTGGCTCGAGAGGGCCCATCCCGAACACTTCATCCAGCACCTCTTGTGCCAGCTTGTCTCGCTCTGTCACGCTCAGTGGAATGCCATGTTCGACAAGCAAGCGCTGTATCAAGAGAAAGAGCTGCTGCTGGCCAGAGCGCGTATCGTTAAACTCGCTCAAGCGATCAAGATCCAACCGTTTGATGAGTTCTTTATGCACAGCCGACTTGATCTGCTGCTGGAGCACCTCCGGCACACCGCGCGTGTTATGCGGGATTCCGCTGTCACCACCGCTCAGGGTCTCTTCTGTCGCACTCATTGGATATTTCCTCAGCATCTCGGCATCCCAACCACTTATCTCCAGAGCGATAACAATGGTTTCACCCGCTTGGCGCTCACCTCACTCAATGGCGCACCTGCAATCGCTTCGGCCCACTTTGCAAAACGACTTGCCAGTGGAGACTTAGTTCCAGGCATGATTGGCTCCCCAAGATTTGCCGTCTTTGCAAGCTCGAGATACGCATTCGGAATGCGTAGTTTGATCGGCAGCTTGACTGCCTTTTCCACCTGCTCGACAAGAGCAGGATCCAGATCCGAGACACGGTTCAGTGCAATCTCGATCTTCTCGGCGGAAGCATCCAGCAGAAGGAAGCGGTCAATATAGCGGGAAAGATTGCGCAGTGATCCAACATCCTGCGTGGAAACCAGGTAAATGCGCTGCGATGCTTCTATGACCGGCATATTGTGCTCTTCCTGCCGGATATCACAGTCGAAGATGATGTAGTCGTATTCGCAACGCAGGAACTCCAGCGTCTTTGTCAAGGCATCGCCATCCATGGCTCGTGCCCCGCAGCTATCCAACGATGAGAGAACATCCAGGCCCATCGGATGACGGCCTATAAAGCCATGCAGTAACTGGCTGTCGAGGCGATTAAAGTTTTTAACCACTTCCTGAAACTGAGACTTTCTTCCATCCATACCAAGATAGACACAGACGTGCCCAAGCTCCTGGCAATGGTCTACGAGAAGAACGCGCTTGCCTTGCATCTGCGAGAGGAATACGGCCAGGTGCACCGCAAGAGTCGTCGTCCCTACTCCGCCTTTTACTCCGAAGAGAGAAAGAATCGAACCAGACTGTGGCTCCTTGTAATGCGTGCTGAACCATTGCCGCTCAAGCCGGTCGAAGAGATCATTCAGCGTGACTTCCTGCAGAGGGGTCTCCAGGAACTCACTGCATCCCGAGCGCATGGCTACGAGAATTTTGGCAGGGTCTTTACTCTTAGCCAAAGCAACGACGGTGATTTTCCCGGCAAACATCTGCGTGAGATATTGCGCAGTCTCAATTGCCTCTTCCGTGGATCGGCTGAAATCGACGAACGCAATACAGATCTCGGCAGACTTGATGAGTGGAGCAAAATAAGGCCGCTTATCCGGTGAGATATAAGAAGTGAACGTAGCCACTTCACTGCGCCATGTTCTTTTCTTTATCGCATGGTTCAAGCGATCCACGGTATCAGCCCCAAGACAGACAGCAATCACCATAGGATCTGGAACTTCCACCCTATTACCATTGAAAGGCAAAACCCGGCCTCGCATCATATTGTTTAGCATCAGTTAGACTTCTTCTTCTGCAATGATTCGTCGAATTGCTTGGAGTCGATAGAAGGAACCGGAAGATTCGGCTCGCTCATATTCGAGCTTTCCGTGATCGGATTTACGACTTCCGGGGTGACGATCACAATCAGCTCTGTTGTTGAGTGATTCAGATTTTTGGACTTGAACAGCTGACCAAGAATGGGGATGCTCGAAAACCCTGGCGTGCGGCTATAAGCGTCTGTCGTGCGACGATCGAGCAAACCCGATATGGCAAAGCTCTGGCCACTGCGAAGCACGACCTGAGTTTCTGCACGCCGCGTTGAAATGGCGGGGATATCATACCCGTCGATACTCACCTCGTTCGTGTAATCGAGCGCGCTCACTTCCGGTGCGACCTTCAGCTGGATCGTGCCGTCGACATTCACCACTGGCGTGAAATCGATCTTCACCCCATAAGGACGAAACTGAATACTGATAGAAGTGAGACCGCCGGTAGTTCCCTGCACCACCGGGAATGGAAACTCACCACCGGACAGGAAACTTGCTTCCTTTCCGCTGATCGTAGTGATGGTGGGCTCTGCCAGTATCTGGAGGATCTGCTTCGTCTCAAGATCCTGCAAGGTGGCGCCGATATTGAGCGACGAACTGTAGAGCAGAAAGTTGAGCGGACTGGTGTAAGACGCTATCTTGTTTCCGACGGATGCAGAGGTTCCGCTACTGGAACTGCTAGAAGACGATCCGTTCGTTGAAGCCGTGAGGGTGGACGGGAATTGTGTGGTTGTTGTTTGAGCAAGTGTATTGCCGCCGACATTGAAGAAGTTAAATCCGAACTGCATAAGCTTTTGCCTATCAACTTCGACGATGCGGACCTTTAGACGAACCTGCTTGACCGCTGCCGAGTTCACACTCAATGCATTGAAGACATTCTTCGAGTACATCCCGGCCAGTTTTCCTGCCGCATCGGAGTCTTCAGGTGTCGCAACCATGCCTGAAAGCACGATGCGGCCGCCATCGCCCTGTACGTCCACATTCTCTCCGGGCAAAGAGTGTTGTAAAGATGTTCGCAACTGCTCAAGATCGAGATCCGAAGAGATGAGATAGGGCTGAGATTCTCCCGATTCATCCCATACCACCAAAGAACTCACGCCATAATCCTTGGAACTGACCAGCACCTGGTTCGGACTGGCAACATAGGCAGAAATCACACCCGGATTACTTACATAAATTCTGCTCAGGCGATGACGCGTGTTGATATACATCGATCGCCCCACGACCATATGCATCGCCTGTTCATTCGGAGCAGCGCTGGTAAAGTCTGCAGGCTGCGCCGCAACCGCAGAAGCAGAGAGCACCGCCTGTGTCCTGCTCTGCGCCCATGCGCCTGCAGCGACTGCAGTCAGCATGAAAGGCAGGAGCAACGCCTCAAAAGATTTCATTACGCCGCCGGCATATTTCTTCACTGGAAGCTCTCCGTAGTGGACTTATCTCCGCTGATCACCTGAACGTTATATTTCGCAGGCGCGGGGGTCGCTGCTACGGCTCGCACATGGGGATGAGCTTTTGGCTGCGGCAAGCGATTTACTGCATCGGGCTGCCCAAGCGAAGCAAGCTGAATGGGGGCAGCGGCGGATTCCGCCGAGTCCGTCCCGTTTCGCAGCACGAAGTGAACACGACCCTGTGCACTGGCAAGCACGACTCGCTCAGCATCCTGAGGCGAGACCAAGAGCGTCACCACATCGACTGGCGCAGGTTTTCCCTGCGGGTCAGGCTCCATCTTCTGGCCCGCGGTAAGAATTTCCGCATCCTGCAAAACGGTAGATGTTACAGGCATGGCGGAAGACGGCATCGTATAGGTAACAAGCACATCGACATGCGTGCCCGGAAAGAGGAAGCCCGCAACACCTACGACCTGATCCGACTTAAGGGAAAGAGCCCGCATACCGGGCGGAATCTTATTGGAAAGCCCCGCGCCGGAACCGGGTGCGGCGAGCTGGCTTTCGAGCAGTGGCTGACCGGCAGCGACAGGAAAAAGCACAACACGGCCAATTACATCCTGAGGTCGCACGAAGGCTCCTACCAACGCCATCGAGTTCGGCCATGCAATCTGCTTGATATCGGCCGCGGCGAGCACAGATCCAGCATCCAGCGCGTGCGCAGCTGCATAGTACTGCAACCGTTGCCCGCTGTGAGCGTGCGCCAATCTACCTGCGATCCATAGCGTAAAGATGCCCGATACCAGAACAGCGATCAAAAGAGCCACGAGAAGCCGGCGTGTTTTCATATTGGTCAGCCTCGGCTTCCCTGAAGATAGAGCGTGATGCACGCACCTGCCGCGATGGCGATGCCATAGGGCAGCCGCAACGCAGACTGATTCTGGACATTCAATTCCTCATGCGGCTTGAGACCGCTGCGGAGGTGATGCCCTAAAAGCGTGCCCATATTCTTCAACGTAGAGCGAAGCGCTCCTCTACGAAGAATGAGCATCATGGCCAGCACTCCACCGGTGAGGGCAGTAAATACCAGCAGATACGGCAGCTGCGCGAATCCGGCGAGTGCGGCGATAGCGGCGATCAGCTTCACATCTCCGCCGCCCATTCCTCCGGCAAGAAAGAAGAGGAAGAAGACGAATCCTGCGATAAGACCGGCTGCCAGCGAGGTAAGCATGCCAGACCAGCCGTCCATGCCGAAGTGGAGAAGAATCCCGACTGCAAAGGCCGTCAGGCACAGGAGATTTGGAATTCTTCGCGTTCGCACATCCCAGACAGCAGCGATGCCGGCGAAGGCAGATGCTGCGGCGCAGAAGACCACCTGGTGATCTTGCATCATGTTGTGTTCCCTAGAAAGTGTTCGCAGCGATCAAGGTGTGGATGATGCCGGCAGCTATCGAGCAGGCGTCACTCAAGGCATAGAGTCAAACAAAAGAACAAAACGACAGGGATACTTCCGATAAGTTGTGCCTGGGGCCTCGCATAAGCGATAGCCCCGGCGCATGTGGCGCAGCTACTCACTTAGCCAGCAGCAGTCGTCAAATCGGTATCAATAGCGGTAAACACTTTTGCAATATCGGTGGCCAGCGTCTGCAAAGCGGTGACTGAAACAAGGCCAACCAGGCCGGCAACCAGTGCGTATTCGATCAGGTCCTGGCCCGACTCATCCGAGATCAGGCGATTCATGATGGCTTTCATGTTCTTCACGGGATTACTCCTTCAAGGCAATAGTGAAATGGAGAGACTCACACACGTATGAGACGGATAGCTCACGGTGCGCACGGCATGGAATTTCTGGGTGACGTGAAAAGGCATCGGGGGTGACGCCAATTGCGGGAGCACAATAAGAAACTACGTTTCTCGATTACTCCAGCGAGCCTTCGCCGCCTCTCTTCTACGACGTGGCCATCTGCCTCTTACCTGCTCTCATTGCATTCTTGCGATCATGCATGAGTTATTGGCTTTGATATGCCATCATTTAACCACGGCCATTACTGATTGCAAGTACCACCTGCACAAATATCACCGTTTTGATATCACTGGCGATACCTGGTAACCATCCGCAGTTATCTTACTCACAAGGGAAGTCTCGTTTCTTCCATGACATCTTATTTCCATAGTCAACCGGGGGAGAGCGGAATATGATGAGATGCTTATTTCATTCCTCATCCGAACGATTACTCACGATGCTTCCTCTCCATCGAAACGCTCTTGAAGCACTCGCACTCGGCTCCGGAGTGGCAGGCATATTGTCCCTGGCTTCGGCCTTCTTTTGGTGGACGTCATCTCGCCGCTCTCTTCACAAGAAGATGCAGGAGGATCACGAGCGTTCGCTGGAGTTCGCCTCACAACAACAGAGCTTCCAGCTGCAAAACGATGCCCTGCAGCGAGAAATCCGTCAGCGGCAATGGATGGAAGCAAAGCTGATGCATCTGGCATTCCATGACAGCCTGACAGGGCTGGGAAATCGTGCCTTTCTGCTCGAGTCTCTGCAGGCACCACACGAGACTGGCCCGCGCAGAGACAAGTCCACCCGATATCTCATGCATCTTGGCCTGGACAGATTTCAATCCGTCAATGATCTCTTCGGGTATCAAGCAGGCGACCTTCTACTAAAAGAGGCTGCAGAACGGTTAGAAGGCATCCTCTCCGATGAAGACATTGCGGTTCGCTTGACTGCAGACGAATTCTGCATCCTCTTTGGAAAGATCACCTCCCATGACCAGGCCATTCGCATGGCGATCCGCCTGCTGCGACTGATGGAGAAGCCCTACACGCTGCAGCAACAGGAATTTCCGGTCACGGCGAGTATCGGCGTGTGCGAACTGCAGCCGCGCTACTCCGACGGCGAAGAACTGCTGCGCGCGACGGCTACCGCATTGACGCGAGCCAAGAAGCAAGGCGGCAACTGCTATGTCTTTTACGACCGCGTCATCTTTGAAGATACGCTGCGTGCGATTGATACGACTCTGCAACTCCGCACCGCGGCAGAGCTCAATCAATTCGAACTTTATTACCAGCCGCTCGTCGACATGCGTGATCTTTCCATTTACGGGGTAGAGTCTCTCATTCGCTGGAATCACCCCACCAGAGGGCTCCTGGCGCCAGGAGCCTTTATTCAGTTGGCTGAAGAATCCGGATCGATTCTTCCCATGGGTATCTGGGCCCTCAAGCGGACGGCGGAAGATATTCGCACCATTCAGCAGGAGTTACACTGCGACCTGGTTTTCAGCATCAATGTTTCCAGCCCTCAACTGGAAGATCCAGACTTTCTCCGCCACATCCGGGAACTTACGAACACCTGCGGCATCGATCCTTCCCTGCTGCAACTTGAAATCACGGAAAGCGTTTTTGTGCGCG
The Silvibacterium dinghuense DNA segment above includes these coding regions:
- a CDS encoding CpaF family protein, whose amino-acid sequence is MSATEETLSGGDSGIPHNTRGVPEVLQQQIKSAVHKELIKRLDLDRLSEFNDTRSGQQQLFLLIQRLLVEHGIPLSVTERDKLAQEVLDEVFGMGPLEPLLHDPTVNDILVNTHNAVYVERRGLLEKTNVVFKDDRHLMHIIEKIVSAVGRRVDESSPMVDARLADGSRVNVIIPPLAIDGPILSIRRFGNTPLAAEDLLRSNTLTAPMLNLLRCAVQARVSIVISGGTGTGKTTLLNILSSFIHGNERIVTIEDSAELLMRQEHVVRLETRPPNVEGRGAVRQRELMINALRMRPDRIVLGEVRGEEALDMLQAMNTGHDGSLTTIHANTPRDALSRMETMAMMGDIRLPERAIRSQIASAVQLIVQVARLSDGSRRITHITELTGSFSENISMNDLFLFERKGVTSAGTVKGRFYSTGIIPRFAEKLAACGIALPSDFLTHAVEV
- a CDS encoding AAA family ATPase, which gives rise to MVIAVCLGADTVDRLNHAIKKRTWRSEVATFTSYISPDKRPYFAPLIKSAEICIAFVDFSRSTEEAIETAQYLTQMFAGKITVVALAKSKDPAKILVAMRSGCSEFLETPLQEVTLNDLFDRLERQWFSTHYKEPQSGSILSLFGVKGGVGTTTLAVHLAVFLSQMQGKRVLLVDHCQELGHVCVYLGMDGRKSQFQEVVKNFNRLDSQLLHGFIGRHPMGLDVLSSLDSCGARAMDGDALTKTLEFLRCEYDYIIFDCDIRQEEHNMPVIEASQRIYLVSTQDVGSLRNLSRYIDRFLLLDASAEKIEIALNRVSDLDPALVEQVEKAVKLPIKLRIPNAYLELAKTANLGEPIMPGTKSPLASRFAKWAEAIAGAPLSEVSAKRVKPLLSLWR
- a CDS encoding type II and III secretion system protein family protein; this translates as MKKYAGGVMKSFEALLLPFMLTAVAAGAWAQSRTQAVLSASAVAAQPADFTSAAPNEQAMHMVVGRSMYINTRHRLSRIYVSNPGVISAYVASPNQVLVSSKDYGVSSLVVWDESGESQPYLISSDLDLEQLRTSLQHSLPGENVDVQGDGGRIVLSGMVATPEDSDAAGKLAGMYSKNVFNALSVNSAAVKQVRLKVRIVEVDRQKLMQFGFNFFNVGGNTLAQTTTTQFPSTLTASTNGSSSSSSSSGTSASVGNKIASYTSPLNFLLYSSSLNIGATLQDLETKQILQILAEPTITTISGKEASFLSGGEFPFPVVQGTTGGLTSISIQFRPYGVKIDFTPVVNVDGTIQLKVAPEVSALDYTNEVSIDGYDIPAISTRRAETQVVLRSGQSFAISGLLDRRTTDAYSRTPGFSSIPILGQLFKSKNLNHSTTELIVIVTPEVVNPITESSNMSEPNLPVPSIDSKQFDESLQKKKSN
- the cpaB gene encoding Flp pilus assembly protein CpaB, with the protein product MKTRRLLVALLIAVLVSGIFTLWIAGRLAHAHSGQRLQYYAAAHALDAGSVLAAADIKQIAWPNSMALVGAFVRPQDVIGRVVLFPVAAGQPLLESQLAAPGSGAGLSNKIPPGMRALSLKSDQVVGVAGFLFPGTHVDVLVTYTMPSSAMPVTSTVLQDAEILTAGQKMEPDPQGKPAPVDVVTLLVSPQDAERVVLASAQGRVHFVLRNGTDSAESAAAPIQLASLGQPDAVNRLPQPKAHPHVRAVAATPAPAKYNVQVISGDKSTTESFQ
- a CDS encoding A24 family peptidase codes for the protein MMQDHQVVFCAAASAFAGIAAVWDVRTRRIPNLLCLTAFAVGILLHFGMDGWSGMLTSLAAGLIAGFVFFLFFLAGGMGGGDVKLIAAIAALAGFAQLPYLLVFTALTGGVLAMMLILRRGALRSTLKNMGTLLGHHLRSGLKPHEELNVQNQSALRLPYGIAIAAGACITLYLQGSRG
- a CDS encoding Flp family type IVb pilin, which produces MKAIMNRLISDESGQDLIEYALVAGLVGLVSVTALQTLATDIAKVFTAIDTDLTTAAG